The following proteins are encoded in a genomic region of Lactiplantibacillus plantarum:
- a CDS encoding GlsB/YeaQ/YmgE family stress response membrane protein gives MHWLWVMIVGAAVGAFAGAIMSPSQSRGWIGHIIAGVLGALIGEGVLGPMGPELAGMTVIPAAIGAIAVVLIMMFVVQWARVRRSKHN, from the coding sequence ATGCATTGGTTATGGGTAATGATTGTTGGCGCGGCGGTTGGTGCTTTTGCAGGTGCTATCATGAGCCCCAGTCAATCGCGGGGTTGGATCGGTCACATTATTGCTGGCGTTCTTGGGGCACTCATTGGTGAAGGTGTGCTGGGGCCGATGGGGCCTGAGTTAGCCGGAATGACTGTGATACCAGCCGCAATCGGTGCAATTGCCGTCGTTCTGATAATGATGTTCGTGGTTCAGTGGGCACGGGTTCGACGGTCAAAACACAATTGA